The following proteins come from a genomic window of Coregonus clupeaformis isolate EN_2021a unplaced genomic scaffold, ASM2061545v1 scaf0273, whole genome shotgun sequence:
- the LOC121556788 gene encoding rhodopsin kinase GRK1, whose protein sequence is MDMGSLTTVVANSAYISARGSFDGTANPAANRDKKYHARLKLPHITVCEGLRETLDLGFQTACVEQPIGKRLFQEFLEANNDYKGPCRLWKDVEEYNQAEDQDRIKKASKMLSRYMEPSAKHFCPFLPENGITKVKEKHAEAGDDLFNETLASVLDFLKEVPYTFYLDSMHLKRFLQWKWLEMQPTGEDWFMDFRVLGKGGFGEVHATSMKATGKLYACKKLNKKRLKKRKGYEGAMVEKRILARVHSRFIVSLAYAFQTKTELCLVMTIMNGGDLRYHIYNVDENNPGFDEQRACFYTAQIIQGMEHLHQKRIIYRDLKPENVLLDNEGNVRISDLGLAVELADHQNNIKGYAGTPGFMAPELLKGEEYDWSVDYFTLGVTLYEFIAAKGPFRTRGEKVENKVVKKRILNDPVTYPEKFSENAKSICEALLCKTVDQRLGFKNGSCDELRMHPFFSELNWMKLNEGILVPPFVPDSKTVYAKDLDDVGAFSTVKGVTLDDPDKEFFDEFASGNIPIPWQEEMIETGIYGELNLWGVGGALPNDLRRESILEQPPKSSTCCLS, encoded by the exons ATGGATATGGGCAGCCTGACAACGGTGGTGGCCAACTCGGCCTACATCTCGGCGCGCGGGAGCTTCGACGGCACGGCCAACCCGGCCGCCAACCGGGACAAGAAGTACCACGCCCGCCTGAAGCTACCCCACATCACGGTGTGTGAGGGCCTCAGGGAGACTCTAGACCTGGGCTTCCAGACCGCCTGCGTGGAGCAGCCCATCGGCAAGCGTCTGTTCCAGGAGTTCCTGGAGGCCAACAACGACTACAAAGGCCCCTGCCGCCTGTGGAAGGACGTGGAGGAGTACAACCAGGCCGAGGACCAGGACCGCATCAAGAAGGCTTCCAAGATGCTCTCACGCTACATGGAGCCCAGTGCCAAACACTTCTGCCCCTTCCTGCCGGAGAACGGCATCACCAAGGTGAAGGAGAAGCACGCGGAGGCCGGAGACGATCTGTTCAACGAGACTCTGGCCAGCGTACTGGACTTCCTCAAGGAGGTCCCCTACACGTTCTACCTGGACAGCATGCACCTGAAGAGGTTCCTCCAGTGGAAGTGGCTGGAGATGCAGCCCACAGGAGAGGACTGGTTCATGGACTTCCGTGTCCTGGGGAAGGGGGGCTTCGGGGAGGTACACGCCACCTCGATGAAGGCCACGGGGAAACTGTACGCCTGCAAGAAGCTCAACAAGAAGAGGCTGAAGAAGAGGAAAGGATATGAG GGGGCGATGGTGGAGAAGAGAATTCTGGCACGTGTCCACAGCAGGTTCATCGTGTCGCTGGCCTACGCCTTCCAGACCAAGACTGAGCTCTGTCTGGTCATGACCATCATGAATGGAGGAGACCTGAG GTATCACATCTACAATGTGGACGAGAACAACCCAGGGTTTGATGAGCAGAGGGCCTGTTTTTACACAGCTCAGATCATCCAGGGCATGGAGCACCTCCACCAGAAGAGAATCATCTACAGAGACCTCAAACCTGAGAATGTGTTGTTGGATAATGAAg gtaACGTGCGTATCTCTGACCTTGGTCTGGCCGTGGAGCTGGCAGACCACCAGAACAATATCAAAGGCTACGCTGGGACTCCAG GGTTCATGGCCCCAGAGCTGCTGAAAGGGGAGGAGTATGACTGGTCAGTGGACTACTTTACCCTTGGGGTCACGCTGTATGAGTTCATCGCTGCCAAGGGACCTTTCAGAACCCGAGGAGAGAAG GTGGAGAACAAGGTAGTGAAGAAGCGGATTCTGAACGACCCCGTGACCTACCCGGAGAAGTTCAGCGAGAACGCCAAGTCCATCTGCGAGGCGCTGCTGTGCAAGACGGTGGACCAGAGGCTGGGCTTCAAGAACGGGTCCTGCGACGAGCTCCGAATGCACCCCTTCTTCAGCGAACTCAACTGGATGAAACTGAACGAAG GGATCCTGGTGCCTCCGTTTGTTCCCGACTCCAAGACAGTCTACGCCAAGGATCTGGACGACGTCGGAGCTTTCTCAACAGTGAAGGGCGTCACCCTGGACGACCCCGACAAGGAGTTCTTTGACGAGTTCGCCTCGGGAAACATCCCCATTCCCTGGCAGGAGGAGATGATCGAGACGGGGATCTACGGGGAGCTGAACCTCTGGGGGGTCGGGGGGGCGCTGCCCAACGACCTGCGCAGGGAGAGCATCCTGGAACAGCCCCCCAAGTCCTCCACCTGCTGCCTGTCATAG